The Thermus filiformis genome contains a region encoding:
- a CDS encoding Rieske (2Fe-2S) protein — MWKVVANLGDFQNGRLVLRLKEHTRPILLLHTGEEVFALEDVCTHDGGPLHEGEVEDGRIVCPRHGARFDLRTGRQTLPAPRPVRVFPARVEGEAVLLDL, encoded by the coding sequence ATGTGGAAGGTCGTGGCTAATCTGGGCGATTTTCAAAACGGCCGCCTGGTCCTCCGCCTGAAGGAGCACACCCGGCCCATCCTCCTGCTGCATACCGGGGAGGAGGTCTTCGCCCTGGAGGACGTCTGCACCCACGATGGTGGCCCCCTCCACGAGGGGGAGGTGGAGGACGGCCGGATCGTCTGCCCCCGGCACGGGGCCCGGTTTGACCTCCGCACCGGCCGGCAGACCCTCCCCGCCCCCAGGCCGGTCCGGGTCTTCCCAGCCCGGGTGGAGGGGGAAGCGGTCCTCCTGGACCTCTGA
- the pyk gene encoding pyruvate kinase has translation MTHFKRTKIVATLGPKSSSKETVRALAEAGANVFRLNFSHGTPEDHRKRVQIVREVAEETGRTLAILQDLQGPKIRIGRFRSGKVVLEPGKPFVLTRERVEGDENWVSVSYEGLPEDVAPGQVLLLDDGKIRLRVEKVEGGEIHTRVEVGGVLSDHKGINIPGADLSIPALSDKDIEDLALGAELSVDWVAVSFVRSRDDLLLARHYLARFGSRARLMAKIEKPSAVLRFEEILEEADGVMVARGDLGVEMPIEEVPIVQKRIILRAIAAGKPVVTATQMLESMVQNPFPTRAEASDVANAIFDGSDAVMLSAETAAGAYPVEAVAMMRRIAEVVETSPEFLQKLNLLRPSPTPTTQDAIAQAADDVVEAVGAKAIVVFTATGSSARRIARTRPQVPILALTPNLEVRNQLALVWGVYPHLAPDPQDTDDMVRIALREVRALGLAQVGDRVVIAAGVPFGVRGTTNLLRVERVS, from the coding sequence ATGACGCATTTTAAGCGCACCAAGATCGTGGCCACCCTGGGCCCGAAAAGCTCCAGCAAGGAGACGGTCCGGGCCCTGGCGGAGGCGGGGGCGAACGTCTTCCGGCTGAACTTCAGCCACGGTACCCCGGAGGACCACCGCAAGCGGGTCCAGATCGTGCGGGAGGTGGCGGAGGAGACGGGGCGGACCCTAGCCATCTTGCAGGACCTCCAGGGTCCCAAGATCCGCATCGGCCGCTTCCGCTCCGGAAAGGTGGTCCTGGAGCCCGGTAAGCCCTTCGTCCTCACCCGGGAGCGGGTGGAGGGGGACGAGAACTGGGTCTCGGTGAGCTACGAGGGCCTGCCCGAGGACGTGGCGCCGGGCCAGGTCCTCCTCCTGGACGATGGGAAGATCCGCCTGCGGGTGGAAAAGGTGGAGGGAGGGGAGATCCACACCCGGGTGGAGGTGGGGGGGGTCCTCTCCGACCACAAGGGGATCAACATCCCGGGGGCGGACCTGTCCATCCCCGCCCTCTCCGACAAGGACATCGAGGACCTGGCCCTTGGGGCGGAGCTTTCCGTGGACTGGGTGGCCGTCTCCTTCGTCCGGAGCCGGGACGACCTCCTCCTGGCCCGGCACTACCTGGCCCGCTTCGGCTCCCGGGCCCGCCTCATGGCCAAGATTGAGAAGCCCTCCGCGGTCCTGCGGTTTGAGGAGATCCTCGAGGAGGCGGACGGGGTGATGGTGGCCCGGGGGGACCTGGGGGTGGAGATGCCCATAGAGGAGGTCCCCATCGTCCAGAAGCGGATCATCCTCCGGGCCATCGCCGCCGGAAAGCCGGTGGTCACCGCCACCCAGATGCTGGAGTCCATGGTCCAGAACCCCTTCCCCACCCGGGCCGAGGCCTCCGACGTGGCCAACGCCATCTTTGACGGCTCCGACGCGGTGATGCTCTCCGCGGAGACCGCCGCCGGGGCCTACCCCGTGGAGGCGGTGGCCATGATGCGCCGCATCGCCGAGGTGGTAGAGACCTCCCCGGAGTTTTTGCAGAAGCTGAACCTCCTTCGGCCCAGCCCCACCCCCACCACCCAGGACGCCATCGCCCAGGCGGCGGACGACGTGGTGGAGGCGGTGGGGGCCAAGGCCATCGTGGTCTTCACCGCCACCGGGAGCTCGGCCCGGCGCATCGCCCGCACCCGGCCCCAGGTGCCCATCCTGGCCCTCACGCCCAACCTCGAGGTGCGGAACCAGCTGGCCCTGGTCTGGGGGGTCTACCCCCATCTCGCCCCCGATCCCCAGGACACGGACGACATGGTCCGGATCGCCCTCCGGGAGGTCAGGGCCCTGGGGCTCGCCCAGGTGGGGGACCGGGTGGTCATCGCCGCTGGGGTGCCCTTCGGGGTCCGGGGCACGACCAACCTCCTCCGGGTGGAGCGGGTCTCCTGA
- the sufU gene encoding Fe-S cluster assembly sulfur transfer protein SufU, whose amino-acid sequence MSVLDELYKEIILKHYQNPKNYGVLLEANRTAGGHNPSCGDQVEVMLKVEEGRIQEARFQGQGCAISTASASLMTEAVKGKTVEEARELARKFKAMVVDGAPPDPSLGDLVALSGVAKLPARVKCATLAWNALEEALK is encoded by the coding sequence ATGAGTGTCCTGGACGAACTCTACAAGGAGATCATCCTCAAGCACTACCAGAACCCCAAAAACTACGGGGTCCTCCTGGAGGCCAACCGGACCGCAGGGGGGCACAACCCCTCCTGTGGGGACCAGGTGGAGGTCATGCTCAAGGTGGAGGAGGGGCGCATCCAGGAGGCCCGCTTCCAGGGGCAGGGGTGCGCCATCAGCACCGCCAGCGCCTCCCTCATGACTGAGGCCGTAAAGGGGAAGACGGTGGAGGAGGCCCGGGAACTGGCGCGGAAGTTCAAGGCCATGGTGGTGGATGGAGCGCCCCCCGACCCCAGCCTGGGCGACCTGGTGGCCCTGAGCGGGGTGGCCAAGCTCCCCGCCCGGGTGAAGTGCGCCACCCTGGCCTGGAACGCCCTGGAGGAGGCCCTCAAGTGA
- the dxs gene encoding 1-deoxy-D-xylulose-5-phosphate synthase: protein MVLEKVNSPEDLKALDWDELLALAEEIRSEIIRVTAQNGGHLASSLGAVELILALHRVFDSPRDKILFDVGHQAYAHKLVTGRKHLFHTLRKEGGISGFTKVSESPHDAITVGHASTSLANALGMAIARDLQGEDHHVVAVIGDGALTGGMALAALNKIGELGKRMLIVLNDNEMSISENVGGLNRYFKELQIRKWVQDMEKLGRHILEQISPRLFSLVDRAKEAAKLVLHQENPFYAWGIRYVGPVDGHDLKGLVHILQHLKELEGPTLLHVVTKKGKGYKVAEADPIYWHGPPGFDPKKPEKVSKGYTWSQAFGDAVTELAHMEPRLFVITPAMREGSGLVRYAQEHPERFLDVGICEDVAVTTAAGMALKGMKPIVAIYSTFLQRAYDQVIHDVAIESLPVVFAVDRAGLVGADGATHHGVFDLAYLRTVPNVEIAAPKDALELRAMLKQALARPNPVFIRYARDNVEKAPEGVWPEIPWGRWEVLKEGTEVYLLAFGKTLAYALEAAGDDPRVGVVNARFLKPLDREMLKELARYKLLTVEDHQKMGGFGSAVLEALNEMGLKAEVRVLALPDRFFEHGAIPSLHRQAGIDPEGIRKALAELGIAPVHERA from the coding sequence ATGGTTCTGGAAAAGGTGAACTCCCCAGAGGACCTAAAGGCCCTGGACTGGGACGAGCTTCTGGCGTTGGCGGAGGAGATCCGGAGCGAGATCATCCGGGTCACGGCGCAAAACGGGGGCCACCTGGCCTCCTCCTTGGGGGCGGTGGAGCTTATCCTGGCCCTCCACCGGGTCTTTGACTCCCCGAGGGACAAGATCCTCTTTGACGTGGGGCACCAGGCCTACGCCCACAAGCTGGTGACCGGGCGGAAGCACCTCTTCCACACCCTGAGGAAGGAGGGGGGGATCTCCGGCTTCACCAAGGTCTCCGAGTCCCCCCACGACGCCATCACCGTGGGGCACGCCTCCACCTCCTTGGCCAACGCCCTGGGGATGGCCATCGCGCGGGACCTCCAGGGGGAGGACCACCACGTGGTGGCGGTCATCGGGGACGGGGCCCTCACGGGGGGGATGGCCCTGGCCGCCCTCAACAAGATCGGGGAGCTAGGGAAGCGGATGCTCATCGTCCTCAACGACAACGAGATGAGCATCTCCGAGAACGTGGGGGGGCTGAACCGGTACTTCAAGGAGCTGCAGATCCGGAAGTGGGTCCAGGACATGGAGAAACTGGGCCGCCATATCCTGGAGCAGATCTCCCCCCGGCTTTTCAGCCTGGTGGACCGGGCCAAGGAGGCGGCCAAGCTGGTCCTGCACCAGGAGAACCCCTTCTACGCCTGGGGGATCCGGTACGTGGGGCCAGTGGACGGGCACGACCTGAAGGGGCTGGTCCATATCCTCCAGCACCTCAAGGAGCTGGAGGGGCCCACCCTGCTCCACGTGGTCACGAAGAAGGGGAAGGGGTACAAGGTGGCCGAGGCCGACCCCATCTACTGGCACGGCCCCCCCGGGTTTGACCCCAAGAAGCCGGAAAAGGTCTCCAAGGGCTACACCTGGAGCCAGGCCTTTGGCGACGCCGTCACCGAGCTCGCCCACATGGAGCCCCGCCTCTTCGTGATCACCCCGGCCATGCGGGAAGGCTCGGGCCTGGTCCGCTACGCCCAGGAGCACCCGGAGCGGTTTTTGGACGTGGGGATCTGCGAGGACGTGGCGGTGACCACGGCGGCGGGGATGGCCCTTAAGGGGATGAAGCCCATCGTGGCCATCTACTCCACCTTCCTGCAGCGGGCCTACGACCAGGTCATCCACGACGTGGCCATAGAAAGCCTGCCCGTGGTCTTCGCCGTGGACCGGGCGGGGCTCGTGGGGGCGGACGGGGCCACCCACCACGGGGTGTTTGACCTCGCCTACCTGAGGACGGTGCCGAACGTGGAGATCGCCGCCCCCAAGGACGCCCTGGAGCTTCGGGCCATGCTCAAGCAGGCCCTGGCCAGGCCCAACCCCGTCTTCATCCGTTACGCCCGGGACAACGTGGAAAAGGCCCCCGAGGGGGTCTGGCCCGAGATCCCCTGGGGCAGGTGGGAGGTGCTGAAGGAGGGGACGGAGGTCTACCTCCTGGCCTTCGGCAAGACCCTGGCCTACGCCCTCGAGGCCGCCGGGGACGACCCCCGGGTGGGCGTGGTGAACGCCCGCTTCCTTAAGCCCCTGGACCGGGAGATGCTTAAGGAGCTTGCCCGCTACAAGCTCCTCACCGTGGAGGACCACCAGAAGATGGGGGGCTTTGGGAGCGCCGTGTTGGAGGCCTTGAACGAGATGGGCCTAAAGGCGGAGGTGCGCGTTTTGGCCCTTCCGGACCGCTTCTTTGAGCACGGGGCCATCCCGAGCCTCCACCGCCAGGCGGGCATTGACCCCGAGGGGATCCGCAAGGCCCTGGCCGAGCTGGGCATCGCCCCCGTCCATGAGCGGGCCTGA
- a CDS encoding cysteine desulfurase codes for MDPSALREDFPLLARNPGLVYLDSAATSQKPRAVLEALEAYYQTLNANVHRGAYALSVAATEAYEGARRSLARFLNASPQEIVFVRNTTEAMNLVAYAWGLRNLKENDEVLVTEMEHHAGLVPWHLVAERTGARIRAIPITEEGRLDLSALDHLLTERTKVVSLVHMSNVLGTVNPVAEVARKAKEAGALVVVDGAQSAPHLPVDVKALGADFFALSGHKMLGPTGAGVLYGRYEVLEAMGPFLGGGEMIQEVHLDRSTYAKPPQRFEAGTPPIAEAIALGRAAEYLMALGMERVWAHDRALVDYALDRLSEIPEVRTFGPRGPDRGGVVAFTLGRLHAHDVATALDQEGVAVRAGHHCAQPLHRRLGVAATARASFYLYNTREEVDRFVEALKKVRDYFKVWL; via the coding sequence ATGGACCCGAGCGCCCTGCGGGAGGACTTCCCCCTCCTGGCCCGAAACCCCGGGCTCGTCTACCTGGACTCCGCCGCCACCAGCCAGAAGCCGCGGGCGGTCCTGGAGGCCCTCGAGGCCTACTACCAAACCCTCAACGCCAACGTCCACCGGGGGGCCTACGCCCTGAGCGTGGCCGCCACCGAGGCCTATGAGGGCGCCCGCAGGAGCCTGGCCCGCTTCCTGAACGCAAGCCCCCAGGAGATCGTCTTCGTCCGCAACACCACCGAGGCCATGAACCTGGTGGCCTACGCCTGGGGCTTAAGGAACCTAAAAGAGAACGACGAGGTCCTGGTCACGGAGATGGAGCACCACGCGGGCCTCGTCCCCTGGCACCTGGTGGCCGAGCGCACGGGCGCCCGCATCCGGGCCATCCCCATCACCGAGGAGGGCCGCCTGGACCTGAGTGCCCTGGACCACCTCCTCACGGAGAGGACCAAGGTGGTGAGCCTGGTCCACATGTCCAACGTCCTGGGCACGGTCAACCCAGTGGCCGAGGTGGCCCGAAAGGCCAAGGAGGCGGGGGCTTTGGTGGTAGTGGACGGGGCCCAGTCCGCCCCCCATCTCCCCGTGGACGTGAAGGCCCTGGGGGCCGACTTCTTCGCCCTCTCCGGGCACAAGATGCTCGGCCCCACGGGGGCCGGGGTCCTCTACGGCCGCTACGAGGTCCTGGAGGCCATGGGGCCTTTCCTGGGCGGCGGGGAGATGATCCAGGAGGTCCACCTGGACCGCTCCACCTACGCCAAGCCCCCGCAGCGGTTTGAGGCGGGCACCCCCCCCATCGCCGAGGCCATCGCCCTGGGCCGGGCGGCGGAGTACCTGATGGCGCTGGGGATGGAGAGGGTCTGGGCGCACGACCGTGCCCTGGTGGACTACGCCCTGGACAGGCTCTCCGAGATCCCCGAGGTCCGGACCTTCGGCCCCCGGGGCCCGGACCGGGGCGGGGTCGTGGCCTTCACCCTGGGCCGCCTCCACGCCCACGATGTGGCCACCGCCTTGGACCAGGAGGGGGTGGCGGTCCGGGCCGGGCACCACTGCGCCCAGCCCCTCCACCGCCGCCTGGGGGTGGCCGCCACCGCCCGGGCCAGCTTCTACCTCTACAACACCCGGGAGGAGGTGGACCGGTTCGTGGAGGCTCTGAAAAAGGTCAGGGACTACTTCAAGGTGTGGCTATGA
- a CDS encoding PspA/IM30 family protein, whose protein sequence is MGILDRLSRLIRANLNELLKRAEDPEKIINQALEDMRQALREAREKVAEAMAEEKRLRREEESYRTQALLWEEKAKEALQANREDLAREALKRKRQALDLAEGFKAQGDEQKALVDRLMTQLKALEAKIQEAESRKKLLLARKKGVEAAETLRSLESRLDAHPALEAFEEMEARILEMEDKHEARKTMDQELSLEKELEALGEDRALEEELARLKRELGQ, encoded by the coding sequence GTGGGGATTTTGGACCGCCTGAGCCGGCTCATTCGGGCCAACCTTAACGAGCTTTTGAAGCGGGCAGAGGACCCGGAGAAGATCATCAACCAGGCCCTGGAGGACATGCGCCAAGCCCTGAGGGAGGCCCGGGAGAAGGTGGCCGAGGCCATGGCCGAGGAGAAGCGGCTTAGGCGCGAGGAGGAAAGCTACCGGACCCAGGCCCTCCTCTGGGAGGAGAAGGCCAAGGAGGCCCTGCAGGCGAACCGGGAGGACCTGGCCCGGGAGGCGCTGAAGCGGAAGAGGCAAGCCCTGGACCTGGCGGAAGGGTTTAAGGCCCAAGGGGACGAGCAGAAGGCCCTGGTGGACCGGCTGATGACCCAGCTCAAGGCCCTCGAGGCCAAGATCCAGGAGGCGGAGAGCCGGAAGAAGCTCCTTCTGGCCAGGAAGAAGGGGGTGGAGGCGGCGGAGACCCTGCGGAGCCTCGAGTCCCGCCTGGACGCCCACCCGGCCCTCGAGGCCTTTGAGGAGATGGAGGCCCGCATCCTGGAGATGGAGGACAAGCACGAGGCCCGGAAGACCATGGACCAGGAGCTGAGCCTGGAAAAGGAGCTCGAGGCCCTGGGGGAGGACCGGGCCCTGGAGGAGGAACTGGCCCGGCTCAAGCGGGAGCTGGGCCAGTAG
- a CDS encoding MBL fold metallo-hydrolase: protein MSGPEVLRFAANLYRVPLKEGYLLVDAGLSWETGRLLSLLKEPPLALFLTHHHLDHAGGARALWERFRMPVYAHPKDIPYLTGRRRRPPLPIPLVGGVLANAAPPLPEEAVVPVEEGEVLFGLRVVHLPGHTPGQAGLLGEGFLLAGDALRGGRGGPVPPPPFATEDMGEALKTVGRIARLEVERVYVGHGGPFRQEEVRALARRLGVA from the coding sequence ATGAGCGGGCCTGAGGTCCTCCGGTTCGCGGCCAACCTCTACCGGGTGCCCCTGAAGGAGGGGTACCTCCTGGTGGACGCGGGGCTTTCCTGGGAGACGGGAAGGCTCCTCTCCCTCCTGAAGGAGCCCCCCTTGGCCCTCTTCCTCACCCACCACCACCTGGACCACGCGGGCGGGGCCCGGGCCCTTTGGGAGAGGTTCCGCATGCCCGTCTACGCCCACCCCAAGGACATCCCCTACCTCACGGGCAGGCGGAGAAGACCCCCCCTCCCCATCCCCCTGGTGGGAGGGGTCCTGGCCAACGCCGCCCCTCCCCTGCCCGAGGAGGCGGTGGTGCCGGTGGAGGAGGGGGAGGTCCTCTTCGGCCTCCGGGTGGTCCACCTGCCCGGCCACACCCCGGGCCAGGCGGGGCTTCTTGGGGAGGGCTTTCTCCTGGCGGGGGACGCCCTGCGGGGGGGAAGAGGGGGGCCGGTGCCCCCGCCCCCTTTCGCCACCGAGGACATGGGGGAGGCCTTGAAGACGGTGGGCCGGATCGCCCGCCTCGAGGTGGAGCGGGTCTACGTGGGCCACGGGGGGCCCTTCCGCCAGGAGGAGGTGCGGGCTTTGGCCCGGCGGCTGGGTGTAGCCTGA